The genomic segment ATGCACTTTTAAGAGCAGGTAGATTTGATAGAAGATTGTATGTTGGATTACCTAATATGGAAGATAGAAGAAATATTTTAGATCTTTATTTAAAAGATGTTAAATATGAGATAAATATTCTTAAGCTTTCAAATGAAACATCAGGTTTTAGTTCAGCTGCATTAGCAACATTAGTAAATGAAGCTCTTTTAAATATGATAAAAAATAATAATAAAGTATTAAGTGAAAATGATATTGAAATCGCAAAAAATAAGCTAGAGTTTGGTAAAAAACAGCTTAAGATTCTTGATAGTGAGCAAAAAGAGATTCTAGCAATTTATCAAACTTGTAAGGCGTATATTACAAAATCAAAAGTAAATTTACTAGAAGAGGGCGTAAAAAAAATAAACAAAGTATTTTTATCTTTTGAAGAGTTGCAAGAGAATATAAAAAGAGAATTATCAGGAAGTGTTGGACTTGAGCTAATAAAAAATAAAAAATTTGCAATAGGTGAAGATGATATAAAAAGAGCAGAAGATATTGCAGTGTTGATGGTAGAAAAATATAAAATGGCAAAAGATAGCAAAGATATAATTTTTAATGCAAAAGAGAGTCTAAAGCTTGAATTTTCGCAAAACATTGATAAAATAAACAACTTAAAAGATATTATGCTTAAAAATGAGGTAATAACTCTTGATGATTTGCAATAACTTTCATAGTGGATTTTGTTTTAAAAATGAGTGTAAACTTTTCAAAGATTATTTGGAAATAGGGGATTTTATAATCTCTGGATTTTCATATGGAGCTATCAAAGCTTTTAAACAGGCTTTAGAAAGTAAAACAAGATTGGATAAACTTCAACTCTTTTCACCATCTTTTTTTCAAAATAAAGATGAAAAATTTAAAAAAATGCAAAAATTATTTTTCAAAAAAGATAAAGATACTTATATAAATAATTTCTTAGAAAATGTAAAATATCCGCAAAACAAGGATATAAAAGAGTATTTAAACATAGGAAAATATGAAGAGTTAGATGAACTATTAGAGTTTATTTGGAAAAAAGAAGATTTTGAAGAGTTAAAGTCTAAGGGTTTGAAAATAGAAGTTTTTTTAGGCGAAAATGACAAAATAATTGATAGTTCTGTTGCAAAAGATTTTTTTAAAGATTTTGCAACAGTTTATTATTTTAAAGATAAAGGACATTTACTATGAGTGAAGAGATAAAAAAAATAGCAAAAATTGGAATAGTTACTACAAGTGATAGAGCAAGTGCTGGAATATATGAAGATTTATCAGGAAAAGCTATTATTGATACTTTAAATGATTATTTAAAATCTCCTTGGCAAGAAGTTTATAGATGTATAAGTGATGATAAGGCAACTATTGAAGAGACTTTAAAAGAGTTAGTTGATATTGAACATTGTTGTTTAGTCGTAACAACAGGAGGAACAGGACCTTCACTTAGAGATGTAACTCCAGAAGCAACTGAAGCTGTATGTGATAGAATGATGCCAGGTTTTGGTGAGCTTATGAGAAGCGTAAGCTTACAATATGTTCCAACAGCTATTCTTTCAAGACAAACAGCAGGTTTAAGAGGAAGTTCTTTGATTGTAAATCTTCCAGGAAAACCAAAATCAATTAAAGAGTGTCTTGATGCAGTTTTTCCAGCTATTCCATACTGTATAGATTTGATGGAAGGTCCATATTTGGAGACAAAAGAAGATGTTATAAAAGCTTTTAGACCTAAAAAATAGTTTTTATTTATTCATTTCTTAAAACATCAATAACATCTATTTTTGTAGCCCTACTAGCTGGATAAAAAGATGATAATAATACAATAACAATAGACCCAACAACAATATATATAAAATCTGTAACAGCTAAATCTAGTGGTAATTTAGCACTCCCATAAACATCAGCAGGTAAGCTTACTATATCAAAAGTATCAAGTAAAAAATATCCAATAAACCCTAAAATAATACCTAAAATAATACCACCAAAACCAATAGCCATACCAACTTTAAGAAAAATAGATTTTATCTCTTTTGCACTAGTACCCATTGATAAAAGAAGTGCTATCTCTTTTCTTCTACTCATTACAGTCATTAGTAAAGATGAAATTATATTTAATGAAGCAACTAAAATAATTAACATTAAAACTATAAAAAGAGCTGTTTTTTCCATCTTCATAGCAGCAAAAAAGTTTCCATTTTGTTGCCACCAACCAACAACACCAACTCTTTTATCTTGTAAAAAAGTTCTTAGTTTTTCAATATCAACAAAAGCATCATCTGAGTGTACATGAATACCATCGTAAGAGCCAATATCTTTTTGAAGAAGAGTTTGTAAAGCTTCAATAGTTGTGTACATATATGCCTTATCGTACGCACTAAGACCAGAGTTAAATGATGAGATATAGTCAAACCTTTTCATTTTTGGCATAAGTGAAAAACCAGCTGGATTTAACTCTGTAAAATATAGAGTTAATTTACTATTTTGCGTAAGAAGAAGTTTGTCGCTTATTCCAACACCTGTTATTATGTCAAATTTACTAAAATTAAAATCTCTTAAAGCCTCTTTGAAAATAGGGTTAATTTTTGCCTCTTTTTCTGGGATTACTCCAAAAATCATTCCACCACTCATATTGTTTGCGTTTTGAACAATAGCTTGAGTTGATATAAATGGAGAAAATTTAAGATCTTTGAAATTCGCTTCAAGATCTAAGAGTAAATCTTCATTTACACTATTTGCACTTTTTGAGTAGATAGTTAGTGGATAGTTCATAGTAAAAAGTTTTCTTTCAAACTCTTTTGCTGTCCCATTCATAATTGCCATTGATAATATTAGTACCATAACTCCAATAGCAACTCCAATAAAAGCTAAAATAGCACTAATAGAGATAAATGGATTCTTTTTATCAAACTTTAGATACTTTTTAACTATAAAATTTATTAATTCTTTATTCAAATTAAATTCCTGCTACCAAGCCTCTTTTAGGACCACTTTTCCCACAACACTGTTTGTATTTCAATCCACTTCCACAAGGACAAACTTCATTTCGAGATATCTTTTTTTCACTACTTTTTACAGCTTCTTGCGCAAGATTTGTAGTTATATGCTCATTTGACTTTTCCATAGTAGCTTTTATTTTTTCTAGTGCTTCTTGCTCTTCTTTACTTTGAAGTTGGATTGTAAAAAGAATTTTTATAATTTCTAGTTTAATATTTGCAACCAAATCTATAAACATATTATAAGACTCTTTTTTATACTCAACTAGTGGATCTTTTTGGTTATATCCTCTAAGTCCAATTCCAGTTTTAAGAGTGTCCATAGAGTAAAGATGCTCTCTATAAGCATTGTCTAAAATTTGAAGATATAAGATTCTTTCAATTTCAGCTTTTTGTTTCTCTCCTGCTTGGCTCATTTTTTGTTCATAAACATCTTTTAAAATTTGAACTAATCTATTTTCTAAATCTTCATAATCTTCACTTTTTATATCTTCAACTTTTACTATAAAATGAAGTTCCTCTTTAAGTCTTGCTATTAGTTGTTCATAATCAAACTCATCTTCATTTAATACTTGAGTAATATTTAATTCAGACAAAAGATTTTGAACATATTCAACTCTATTTTCATCTATTTTAGAAGTTATGTCATAATCCTCTTTTAGAAGATCATTTCTAAATGCATAAATTACTTTTCTTTGCTCATTTGCAACATCATCATACTCTAAAAGATGTTTTCTACTTTCAAAGTGCATAGCTTCAACTTTCTTTTGAGAGTTTTCAACAGCTCTTGTAACCATTTTTGATTCAATAAACTCTCCTTCTTTTATTCCTAATCTTTCCATAATAGATTTTATTCTATCACTTCCAAATATTCTTAAAAGATTATCTTCTAAACTCAAATAAAATTGAGACTCTCCAACATCACCTTGTCTTCCACTTCTTCCTCGAAGTTGGTTATCAATTCTTCTACTTTCATGTCTTTCTGTTCCAATAATTGCTAATCCACCAAGTTCTAATATTTCAGGTGTTAACTTAATATCAACTCCTCTTCCAGCCATATTTGTAGCAATAGTAACAGCACCTTTTTGACCAGCATCAGCAATTATTTTTCCCTCTTTTTCGTGTTGTTTTGCATTTAAAACAGTATGAGGAATTTTTTTATCTGATAAAATTTTATGAAGTTTTTCACTCTTTTCAATACTTGCAGTTCCCACAAGTACAGGTTGTCCTTTTTCGTGATAATATTTTATTTTTTCACAAACTGCCTCAAACTTTTCTCTTTCACTTTTATAGATTAAATCACTTTTATCAACTCTTTTAACAGCTACATTTGTAGGAATTGATACAACATCAAGATTGTAAATTTGTGCAAATTCTGTTGCCTCTGTTTGGGCTGTTCCTGTCATTCCTGAAAGTTTTTTATACATTCTAAAGTAGTTTTGATATGTTGTATCTGCTAAAGTTTGACTTTCATCTTGAATAGCAACATTTTCTTTTGCTTCAAGTGCTTGGTGAAGTCCTTCACTAAATCTTCTTCCTTCACTAAGTCTTCCTGTAAATTCATCTACAATAATAATTTGATCATCTTTTACAACATAATCAACATCTTTTTGGAAAATATAGTTTGCTTTAAGTGCTTGATCAAGAGAGTGTGATAGCATAGCATTTTCAATAGAGTAAAGATTTTCAACACCAAAAAGCTCTTCTGCTTTTATATGACCATCTTCTGTTAAACTTACAGCTCTATTTTTTTCATCTACAATAAAATGTCCAGTTGTAGTTGGTTTTTCACTAGCATTTTTTGGTTCTATTAATTCTCCACGAACTAATTTTAATGCTATCTCATTTGCTTTTATATAGTTTGAATTTTTGTGATTTGTTGGACCACTAATAATCAAAGGAGTTCTAGCTTCATCTATTAAAATAGAGTCAACTTCATCTACAATTACAAAGTGATGACCTCTTTGAACTTTGTCTTTTAAATCATAAACCATATTATCTCTTAAAAAATCAAAACCATAAGAGCTATTTGTTCCATAAGTAATATCACAATAATATTGTTCTCTTCGTGTATCATCATCTCTTACTGCATCACTCAAAGCACCAACACTGTATCCTAAAAACTCATATAGAGGTTTTAGCTCATTTGCATCTCTAGAGGCTAGATAATCATTTACAGTTACAACATGCACACCTTTTCCGCTTAATGCATTTAAACAAACAGCAATAGCACCAACAAGAGTTTTTCCTTCTCCTGTTTTCATCTCTGCTATATTTCCATCATTTAAAACCATAGCACCAATTAACTGTACATCATAAGGTCTAAGACCTAAACTTCTAACACTAGCCTCTCTTGTTATTGCAAAAACATCTTTTAAAACACTATCCAATGATTTTTCATCGTTTTGTACTTCTTTTTTAAACTCATTAAATTTGGCTTTAAGCTCATCATCGCTTAGCTTTGAGTATATCACTTCCAAATTTGTTATTTCGTTTGCTATATTTTTATATTTTTTTACAACTCTATCATTTCTTGTACCAAAAACTTTTGAAAAAACATTTAACATAAAATTAGTTCCTTTTCGTTATAATGAAGCAATTATTATATATAAAAAAAGGTTAAAAAATGTTTTATAAGCTTATCTTTACTCTGTTTATTTTTTCAAGCTTCAGTTTTTCTTCAAGTGATATTCAAAATCTGAAAAGTTTTCAATCAAAATTTACTCAAACTATTACATCAAGTTCAAGTGATATCATAACTTATCAAGGTGAAGTTTTTATAAAAAGTAGTGGACAAATTTTGTGGAAATATAAAACTCCAGTCGTTAAAAATGTTTATATTGACAATAATATGGCAATAGTTGATGAACCAGAGTTAGAACAAGCTATTTTTACAACACTTGAAAATGAGATAAACATATTAAAGCTTTTAAAAGAGGCTAAAAAGATTGATAACAATAACTATGTTTCAACAATAGATGGTACAAAATATCAAATCTCTATGAGTAGTAATAAAATAAAAAAAATAATTTATAAAGATACTCTTGACAATAATGTTGAAATAATTTTCTCAAATTCAATTCAAGATGAACCAATTGATGATAATATTTTTGTATTTGTAGCTCCTAGTAATTATGATTTAATAAGAAAATAGGTACAATTTCGACCAAAGGTAGATAGACAATAGCTTGATTTCAAGAGGAAAGTCCGTGCTGCAGTGAAGCAAGGTTCCATCTAACGGATGGCTAGAGTAATCTAAGGGATAGTGCAACAGAAAGTATACAGCCAATTTTTTGGTGATGGTGAAACGGTAGAGTAAGAGCCTACCAGTGTTTTGAGTAATCTTAACAGCTTTGTAAACCCAACTTGTAGTAAGAAGACATGGTATTTAGCTTCACATTTTTCGTCTTCGCAGGAGTATTAAAGTGATTTAATACCTAGATAAATTATTGTCAAATACAAAACACGGCTTATAATCTACCTTTTTAAAATCTAATAAAAATCTATATAAAATTACAAACAAACTTATAATTCTTTTGGTAAAATGATTTTCAATAAACACAAAAGGGTTTTTTATGAAAAATTTATCAATACGAGTTAAGTTACTAAGCATTGTAATAATTACTATTATATTAGTTTCTACTATAATAGCTACAAAGTCTATTTATGAGGTTAATAATCTTACAAATCAAACTATTGAAGAATATAAGCAAAGTGCTTTTAATTCAAGTATAGAAGAGTTAAAAAACTATACAGCATTTGCTCAAAATATTGCAAAAAGTGCCTATGAAGAAGCAAAAATTGAAAATATAAAAGCAAGAAAAGGTGCATATCTAAAATCACAAACTGATTTTTTGTTTGCAATGATATTAAAAATTTATGATGAACAAAAAAATAAAATGCCAGAAGCAGAACTAAAAAAAATCCTTTTAGAAGCTATTGGTTCTGTTAGATATGGAGAAGAAAATGATTACTTCTTTGTATATGATAAAAACTCTACAATACTAAAATTACCTTTAACTCCAGAGAGAGAAGGTAGTAAAAACAATGGAAAACATATTTTAGAATTTATAAAAACTGCTTTTGAAAAAGGTGAAGGTTTTGTACCTTATGAACAAGTAATTCCAGGTAAAGAACCTAGAGCAAAATTATCTAATATAAGGTTGTTTGAACCTTATGGTTGGGTTGTTGGAACAGGAGTTTATATAGACAATGAAGAAAAAGAGTTAAAAGCAAAAGCTTTAAATGAAATTTCAAAAATTAGATTTGGTCAAGATGGATATTTTTTTGTTTATGACTATGATGGTACAAATATAATGCATCCAATAAATCCATCACTAATTGGAAAAAATCTAATTGAAAATAAAAGCCAAAAAGGTATTTATTATATAAAAGATTTAATAGAAGTTGCAAAAAAAGGTGGAGGAACAGTAATTTTTGATTTTCCAAAAAGTAAAGATGATCCGACTTTATATGACAAAATAGGGTATGCAGATGGGCTTCAAGAGTGGAAATGGATGATTGGAACTGGAGTTTATGTTGATAATATTGAAAAAAATATTGAAATTATGCACAAAAACTCAAAAGAAAAAATTGCTTCTATTATTTTAGGAATAGTTATTATTGCTATCGTTGTTTCGGTTATTTTAATTTTCCTTATCTCATTTTTTATTACAAAAGAGATTATATATCCTTTAGAAAGATTTGAAAGTGGACTTTTATCATTTTTTAAATATCTAAATAAAGAGAGTTCAGATGTTTATAAAATAGAGATAAAATCTGAAGATGAAATAGGAATAATGACAAAAGTAGTAAATAAAAATATTGAAAGAACAAACAATCTACTAAAACAAGATGAAGCCTTAATTAATAATGTAAAAGAGGTTGTTTCACAAATAAATAAAGGAAATTTAAGAGAAAGAATTGTTGCAAAGACAGATAATGATAGCCTAGAAGAGTTAAAAAATATTTTAAATGATATGCTAGAAATAATATCTAAAAAAGTAAACAATGATTTAGTTTCAATAGATCAAGTTTTATCTAATTATAAAGATATGGACTTTACAGCAAGAATAGATAACTCAACAGGTGATGTAGCAAAAGAGATAAATATTTTAGCAGATACTATAAATCATCTTTTATTAGAAAATAAAATCAATGGACTTACATTAGAAGATAGTTCAAAAATTTTATTAGAAAATGTAAATAAATTAAATATTAGCTCTAATGAAGCAGCAGCAAGTCTTGAAGAGACAGCAGCTGCTTTAGAGCAAATTACTTCAAATATTAGAAACAATACTGAAAGTATTGCTAAAATGGCAAAATTATCAGATGGTGTTATTCGCTCTTCAAAAGATGGAGAAAATCTAGCAAATCAGACAACAAATGCTATGGATGAAATAAATAAAAAAGTAAATATGGTAAATGAAGCAATAAGTGTAATTGATCAAATAGCATTCCAAACAAATATTCTAAGTCTAAATGCAGCAGTTGAAGCTGCAACTGCAGGAGAAGCAGGAAAAGGATTTGCTGTAGTTGCTCAAGAGGTGCGAAATCTTGCGAGTAGAAGTGCAGAAGCTGCAAAAGATATAAAACATATTGTTGAAGAAGCTACTATAAAAGCAAATGAAGGAAAACAAATAGCTTCAAGTATGATATATGGGTACAAAGATTTAAGTGAAAATATTACTCAAACAATGAATTTGATATCTGATATTGAAAATGCTTCTAAAGAGCAATTAATGGGAATAGAACAGATAAATGATGCAGTAAGCGAACTTGATCGTCAAACTCAACAAAATGCAATGGTATCATCTCAAACTCATGATATAGCTTTGGTTACAGATGAAATAGCAAAAGGGATTGTAAAAGAGGCAAATTCAAAAGAGTTTATAGGAAAAGATAGTGCAAAAGCTAGAAATTTTCATAAATCTACTATAGCTACAACTTCAAATAAAACACAAACTATAGAAAAAATTGAAAAAAAAGAGTCATCAAAACATATTGATGAATGGGAAAATTTCTAAAACTCTTAAAAAATAAAAGTTGAGAATTAATCTCAACTTTTAAAGACTATATACTATTTGCAATTTTTTTAACTATTTCAAAAACATTTTCAACAGATTTCTTATATACAAACTCTTTTTTTGAGTGAGGAAATTTTATAGTTGGACCAATAGAGGCTATTTTTAAATCTGGAAATTTATCTTTGAAAATAGCACACTCCAATCCAGCATGAATAGCTTCTAAAGATGCATTTGTATTAAAAGTTTTGTAAATATTGAAAACTTTTGATGTGAAATCATTTATATCAGGACTCCAAGCTGGATATTTTCCATAAGTTTCTACACTAAAATTGTTATTTATTAACTCTTTTTTTGTTTTCTCTTTTAACTCTTTTAGGTTCTCATTGTTCATAGATCTAGCACTAAATTCAATAACAATTTCATCTATATTTGTCTTAATTAATGCTAGATTTATAGAGTCTTGAACTACATTTAACTCTTTATTAAAATCTCTTACACCATTTTCAAAGTTGTATAAAAAATTAATAATTTCATCATCATAAATATTTAAATGTTCAGATTTTGTATTGATTCTCTCTATTTTCATATTATCATGAGTTTTTTGTGGAGTCTTTTTTGAAGCAATTATAGCTTTTACATTTGCAGGAATTGAGTTTATTCTCTCACCTCCATTTATATCCAATAGTTTTCCTTCACACTCTTTTATAGCTTTTACAATTAGTTTTATAGCATTTGGAATGTTTTTATCTATATCAACACCACTATGTCCACCAGCTAGATTTGATATAGAAATCTCATATAAATCTAAATTTTCAATATTTGGTACTATTTTTTTATTTGAGTTTTTTGCAATAATATCAACTCCACCTGCACAACCAATACAAATTTTACCTTCTTCTTCACTATCAAGATTTAGCATATATTTAGAATTTATAGGAAGATTTAAAGTATTTGCACCTATAAGTCCTATCTCTTCATCACTTGTAAATAAAAATTCACCATCAAAATTTTCATACATTAAAGCTATCATATATGAGCAACCAATTCCATTATCGGCTCCCAAAGTTGAATCTATTGCTTTTAAAGTTGTATCATCTTCAATAATTTTAGGAATACAAAAATCATTTAAACAAACAATATCATAGTGAGATTGAAAAACTATATTTGCGTTTGAGTTCTCTTTTTTACATAAAATATTATTTGTTTCATCAACTAGACAAAGATATTCTAGTTTTTTAGATATTTCTTTCATATATTCTATAAATGCTTTATGATTTCCACTACATCTTTGAATTTTTGTAATCTCTTTAAATATTTCTAAAATTTTTGGCATATTTATCTCTCTTTTATAAAACTTGAAAAAAAGCAATTTACATAAAAAGTATGTTTGCTTTTTTACAAAATTATGTCTTAAATAAAAAAAGGGCTTGAAGCCCTTTTTATCTACTCTATATTTTTTAAATCTCTATTTTTGTAAGCTAAAATAATTGCAGCAAAAGCAGTTGCAACAGTTAAGTAAGCCCACATTGGTATAGGTACAGGATCACCTGTTGCATAAGAGTGCATTCCAGATAAGTAAAAGTTTACTCCTAGATAAGTCATCATAATAGAGCTAAATGCTAGTAATGAAGCAGTTGCTAAAACATATGGTGTATTTAAAGATTTTACAAATCTAAGATGTAGAACTAAAGCATAAACAACTATTGAAACATATGCCCAAGTCTCTTTTGGATCCCAACCCCAGTATCTACCCCAAGACTCATTTGCCCAAACTCCACCAAGGAAATTTCCAATAGTAATACATGCTAAACCAATAATTAGAGAAATCTCATTTATTGCACTTACATGTCTAACAACATCATCCAAATGTGGTCTATTTTTTCTAAAAATAAACATAATTAAAGTTAAAAATCCTAATATCGCACTAAGTCCAAAGAATCCGTATGAAGCAGTCAAAATAGATACATGGATTGTAAGCCAATAAGATTTTAAAACAGGTACTAAACTTGTAATTTGAGGATCAACATCTGTTAAGTGAGCTGTAAACATAAAAATTCCAGCAATAATTGTAGCTGCACCCAAAGCTAATAAAGAGTTTCTAAAAAATATAACTCCAGCAAATATAGCAGACCAAGATATATAAATTAAAGTTTCATAAATATCACTCCAAGGAGCATGCCCTGATAAATACCATCTATAACCCATACCAAAAGTTTGTATAGCAAAAAGTATAGATAAAATAGCAAGTATAATTTTTGTTGTTTTTGCTGGTTTAAACTCTGGTTTGAAAATAACAATAAAAGCTAAAACAACCATTACAAAACCTAAAAGAACATAAGCTAAAGTTAGATTGAAGAAAATATCTAGTTTATTGAAAACTATTTCAGCATTTACTTTTGAAGCAGTAGGTTTTATATCTGTTCCTACTTTGTCTTGATATAAAGCTATCATATCAATATAATTATTTGCACTGTTCCAATCAAAATCCATCGTTGAGTTGAATAATCCTCTTACAACAGATCCAATAGCAGCTTGATTTTGTCCTGAAAATTCTTGCATTGCTTCAAGAGGAGAGTACCATTTGAAGTTATCATCTGCACTTTGTTCATCATAAACTTTTGGGAAAATATTTAATAATGCACCATTAAATACACTGTAAATAATATTTAATTTCTCATCTACTTTTATAATATCTTTTTCGTAAGTTCCTCTTTCAATTGGCTTTGTTAGAAGAGCTTTTTCTGACTCTTTTGTAAGTAAATAATCATTTTTTTCACCAAATGCTTCTGAAAAAGAGATATATTTTTCACTTTCAGGTACTCCTAGAAATTTTTTAAGTTTTGGAGTATTTATTTTTATTATCTTTACATCTTTCCAAATATCAGGTCTTGTAATCATCCCTAAAACAATCTGATTTGCATCCATTCCCATAAATGATGATTTTCCACTTAATTTTTGAACTATTTCTCTATTTAGAGTTGCAAGTGGTTTCATTCTTCCACCACTACTTTGAACTACTAGATGTCCAAATTTATCTGCAGTTACTTTTGATTCATCTTTTAATTTATTTAAGTAATCAATTCTCATAGTTATATCATCAACTATTTTAGTTGATGCATTATCACTCTCATTAGCTTTTAAATTTTGAGTTGAAAGAAGAGCTAAAGTTAAAACAAACATAGCTAAGTTTTTGTTTGCAACAAATTTTGTTAGTTTTCTAAATCTTGACTTTTTATCAAAAAAGTTTAAAAATAGTCCAAGAGTTAGCAAAAAATATCCAAGATATGTAGGCCATTTTCCAGGGTCATTATTTACTGATAGTACGGTTCCACTCTCATCTGGGAAATATGAGCTTTGGAAAAATAAGAAATTTCCTTCATTTAAAGTTCTATTCATAAATATTCTATAATCATAAGTTTTATCATCTTTTATAACCGTCACTTCACTAGCATAAGATGATGGAGCCATACTTCCTGGGTATCTTTCTAATTGAAATTCATTTAATCTAATAGAAAAAGGAAGAGCAATAAATTTAGAACCATACTCCAAAGTAACTGTGTATTTATCAAAAACAAGATCTCTAGGAACTCCTAATTGACCACTTAAACCTGGCAATCTAATAGTCTCTTTTTTATCGTTTAAAGTTACGTCAACAGTAAGTAAGCCCATTTTTGCTTGTTCTTTTTTTTCAAACTGAAATCTTTTATAATCTATGCTTAAATTGTTGTTGTCAAAATCAACTTTGTAAGAAAAATTGTTTAATTCTGGAAGCAAAGATGTAAACTCTTTTTGCCACTCTTTATATGCAACAACTTTTTCACCTTCTTTTACTGTAACTTGTAAGTAAGGTTCTAGCGAAATCATCTGATTTGTTGTAGTACCTTGTGGTATTTGCATAATTCCTTCATATCCAATATATCTAGTAATAATTGCTCCTAAAAGTATCACAACAAAAGAGAAGTGAAACAAAAACCTAGGAAGATTATTCCACATTTTAAATTTATAGATTATTCCAGATAGGTTTATTGTAGTTAAAACTAAAACTATCTCATACCAAGTGTTGTTGTAGACTAAAACTCTAGCCGATGATGTTCCAAAATCATTTTCAATAAAAGTAGCAACTCCAGCACCAATTGCCAAAATAGCTAACAAAAGCAAGGTTGCTTTAAAAGAGAACAGAAAGTTTAAAAGCTTCAAAAATATCCTTTTTTTGTATTCATTTTTGAGAAATTGTATTATTATAAAATTAACATTTAGTTAATTAAGAATATTCTTTAAAATAAAATTATCATACAAAAAA from the Aliarcobacter cryaerophilus ATCC 43158 genome contains:
- the bioV gene encoding pimelyl-ACP methyl ester esterase BioV, with protein sequence MICNNFHSGFCFKNECKLFKDYLEIGDFIISGFSYGAIKAFKQALESKTRLDKLQLFSPSFFQNKDEKFKKMQKLFFKKDKDTYINNFLENVKYPQNKDIKEYLNIGKYEELDELLEFIWKKEDFEELKSKGLKIEVFLGENDKIIDSSVAKDFFKDFATVYYFKDKGHLL
- the mog gene encoding molybdopterin adenylyltransferase → MSEEIKKIAKIGIVTTSDRASAGIYEDLSGKAIIDTLNDYLKSPWQEVYRCISDDKATIEETLKELVDIEHCCLVVTTGGTGPSLRDVTPEATEAVCDRMMPGFGELMRSVSLQYVPTAILSRQTAGLRGSSLIVNLPGKPKSIKECLDAVFPAIPYCIDLMEGPYLETKEDVIKAFRPKK
- a CDS encoding ABC transporter permease yields the protein MNKELINFIVKKYLKFDKKNPFISISAILAFIGVAIGVMVLILSMAIMNGTAKEFERKLFTMNYPLTIYSKSANSVNEDLLLDLEANFKDLKFSPFISTQAIVQNANNMSGGMIFGVIPEKEAKINPIFKEALRDFNFSKFDIITGVGISDKLLLTQNSKLTLYFTELNPAGFSLMPKMKRFDYISSFNSGLSAYDKAYMYTTIEALQTLLQKDIGSYDGIHVHSDDAFVDIEKLRTFLQDKRVGVVGWWQQNGNFFAAMKMEKTALFIVLMLIILVASLNIISSLLMTVMSRRKEIALLLSMGTSAKEIKSIFLKVGMAIGFGGIILGIILGFIGYFLLDTFDIVSLPADVYGSAKLPLDLAVTDFIYIVVGSIVIVLLSSFYPASRATKIDVIDVLRNE
- the secA gene encoding preprotein translocase subunit SecA, whose translation is MLNVFSKVFGTRNDRVVKKYKNIANEITNLEVIYSKLSDDELKAKFNEFKKEVQNDEKSLDSVLKDVFAITREASVRSLGLRPYDVQLIGAMVLNDGNIAEMKTGEGKTLVGAIAVCLNALSGKGVHVVTVNDYLASRDANELKPLYEFLGYSVGALSDAVRDDDTRREQYYCDITYGTNSSYGFDFLRDNMVYDLKDKVQRGHHFVIVDEVDSILIDEARTPLIISGPTNHKNSNYIKANEIALKLVRGELIEPKNASEKPTTTGHFIVDEKNRAVSLTEDGHIKAEELFGVENLYSIENAMLSHSLDQALKANYIFQKDVDYVVKDDQIIIVDEFTGRLSEGRRFSEGLHQALEAKENVAIQDESQTLADTTYQNYFRMYKKLSGMTGTAQTEATEFAQIYNLDVVSIPTNVAVKRVDKSDLIYKSEREKFEAVCEKIKYYHEKGQPVLVGTASIEKSEKLHKILSDKKIPHTVLNAKQHEKEGKIIADAGQKGAVTIATNMAGRGVDIKLTPEILELGGLAIIGTERHESRRIDNQLRGRSGRQGDVGESQFYLSLEDNLLRIFGSDRIKSIMERLGIKEGEFIESKMVTRAVENSQKKVEAMHFESRKHLLEYDDVANEQRKVIYAFRNDLLKEDYDITSKIDENRVEYVQNLLSELNITQVLNEDEFDYEQLIARLKEELHFIVKVEDIKSEDYEDLENRLVQILKDVYEQKMSQAGEKQKAEIERILYLQILDNAYREHLYSMDTLKTGIGLRGYNQKDPLVEYKKESYNMFIDLVANIKLEIIKILFTIQLQSKEEQEALEKIKATMEKSNEHITTNLAQEAVKSSEKKISRNEVCPCGSGLKYKQCCGKSGPKRGLVAGI
- the lolA gene encoding LolA-like outer membrane lipoprotein chaperone → MFYKLIFTLFIFSSFSFSSSDIQNLKSFQSKFTQTITSSSSDIITYQGEVFIKSSGQILWKYKTPVVKNVYIDNNMAIVDEPELEQAIFTTLENEINILKLLKEAKKIDNNNYVSTIDGTKYQISMSSNKIKKIIYKDTLDNNVEIIFSNSIQDEPIDDNIFVFVAPSNYDLIRK